One Gallus gallus isolate bGalGal1 chromosome 11, bGalGal1.mat.broiler.GRCg7b, whole genome shotgun sequence DNA window includes the following coding sequences:
- the CMTR2 gene encoding cap-specific mRNA (nucleoside-2'-O-)-methyltransferase 2 isoform X1 has protein sequence MSKSETRLSISPRMSTCKKPYVDQTTNLGKFDPEILSEIEKLFAKKFSYTKPLNNEWQLPDPSDAFTCDHKEFNSLLDLKNSMNEVKNQLSDKNLIEWHQHTSFTNKAGKIIPHVKKSVNAELCTQAWCKFHEMLCSFPLLPAEALQEGQLNSVHLCEAPGAFIASLNHYLKSHHIHCDWNWVANTLNPYHEANDTLMMIMDDRLIANTLPWWHFGPDNTGDVMSLKHLTGLQNFVSNMATVHLVTADGSFDCQGNPGEQEALVSPLHYCETVTALMILGAGGSFVLKMFTLFEHCSTNLLFLLNCCFEEVHVFKPATSKAGNSEAYVICLRYMGRESIHLLLSKMMQNFGTDMVSKALFPQHVIPESFLKIHEECCMFFHRCQVETICENIYLFEHMEEAEQTKLNKLRDCAVEFFMQRFCMKPIARNNWLVKKSQAGCSMNAKWFGQRNKYFSTYNERKMLETLTWSDKVAKGYLNHVAEEHSLNNAGKMCVLEGLSSNLKFNLWYVLEGKRLPVVKCSPFCDGQVLENLNEAMNELVRRPKSKRLLQLCHSCEVLPGEQILAEVSDLSQSYQEVLNGRCEDKFKCLVVDFPSLSDTEGQPSMEIKCLDSATLLTFSFSLLYDGEPKYQQQLLECVLHSLNQLTIGDALILPILSCFTRFTAGLVFVLHCCFRCITFACPTSHEPLKTCSVLLCVGYQGVPNPVIEYLQHLHKLMSSLLDSDSPKQVLQFVPMESLLQGKLLEFLWELNTAIAKRQLHLLVQAKQQQMTGSISL, from the exons ATGAGCAAAAGTGAAACTAG attATCAATCAGTCCAAGAATGAGCACATGTAAGAAGCCTTATGTTGACCAGACTACAAATCTTGGAAAGTTCGACCctgaaattctttctgaaatcgAGAAGCTCTTTGCAAAGAAGTTTTCTTACACTAAGCCACTTAATAATGAATGGCAGCTGCCAGATCCCAGTGATGCCTTCACGTGTGACCACAAGGAATTCAACTCACTTCTTGATCTGAAGAACTCGATGAATGAAGTGAAGAATCAGCTTAGTGATAAGAATCTTATTGAATGGCATCAGCACACTTCGTTTAccaataaagcaggaaaaataattcctcATGTGAAGAAATCTGTGAATGCTGAGCTGTGCACCCAGGCCTGGTGCAAGTTTCATGAGATGCTGTgcagttttcctcttctccccgcAGAAGCTCTTCAGGAGGGACAGCTGAATTCTGTTCACCTCTGTGAAGCACCGGGAGCTTTTATAGCCAGCCTCAATCACTACTTGAAATCCCACCACATCCACTGTGACTGGAATTGGGTGGCTAATACTCTAAACCCATATCATGAAGCAAATGATACCCTTATGATGATTATGGATGACCGTCTTATAGCAAATACGCTGCCTTGGTGGCACTTTGGCCCAGACAATACTGGCGATGTGATGTCATTGAAACATCTGACAGGACTTCAGAACTTTGTCAGTAATATGGCCACAGTTCACTTAGTAACTGCTGATGGCAGTTTTGATTGCCAAGGAAACCCAGGTGAACAGGAAGCTCTCGTCTCACCCCTCCATTACTGTGAAACAGTCACCGCTTTAATGATCCTGGGTGCAGGAGGATCCTTTGTTTTGAAGATGTTTACCCTGTTTGAGCACTGTTCTACCaatcttctcttccttctgaacTGCTGCTTTGAGGAGGTCCATGTCTTCAAGCCAGCCACTAGCAAAGCTGGAAACTCAGAGGCCTATGTAATTTGTCTTCGTTACATGGGCAGAGAGAGCATTCATCTGCTGCTTTCTAAGATGATGCAGAACTTTGGGACAGATATGGTCAGCAAAGCTCTTTTCCCCCAGCATGTGATTCCAGaatcttttcttaaaatacatGAAGAATGTTGCATGTTCTTCCACAGGTGCCAGGTAGAGACTATCTGTGAGAACATCTATCTTTTTGAGCACAtggaagaagcagagcagacaAAACTGAACAAGTTAAGAGATTGTGCAGTAGAGTTCTTCATGCAAAGATTTTGTATGAAACCTATTGCTAGAAATAACTGGCTTGTCAAGAAATCTCAGGCTGGTTGCAGCATGAATGCAAAATGGTTTGGGCAAAGGAACAAATATTTTAGTACATACAATGAGAGAAAGATGCTGGAAACCCTGACGTGGAGTGATAAAGTGGCAAAGGGCTATTTAAATCATGTGGCTGAAGAACACAGCTTAAATAATGCTGGTAAAATGTGCGTTTTGGAAGGATTGTCTTCTAACCTTAAGTTTAACTTGTGGTACGTTTTGGAAGGAAAGAGGCTACCAGTGGTAAAATGCTCTCCGTTTTGTGATGGCCAAGTCTTGGAAAATCTTAACGAAGCTATGAATGAACTGGTGAGGAGGCCAAAAAGCAAACGGTTGCTGCAGCTTTGTCACTCCTGTGAGGTACTTCCTGGGGAGCAGATACTGGCAGAAGTGTCTGATCTTTCCCAATCTTATCAGGAGGTCCTGAATGGAAGATGTGAGGACAAATTCAAGTGCCTTGTGGTGGACTTCCCATCCCTTTCTGATACTGAAGGCCAGCCCAGTATGGAAATAAAGTGCCTAGACTCGGCCACGCTGCTGACTTTtagcttttctttgctttatgaTGGAGAACCAAAATACCAACAGCAGCTTTTGGAGTGTGTTCTGCATTCCCTGAATCAGCTTACAATAGGAGATGCATTGATTCTGCCTattctttcctgttttacaCGTTTCACAGCTGGCCTGGTATTTGTACTGCATTGCTGTTTCAGATGCATCACATTTGCTTGTCCGACGTCCCACGAGCCACTAAAGACctgctctgttttgctgtgtgttGGTTACCAGGGTGTCCCAAATCCAGTTATTGAGTACCTGCAACATCTGCATAAGCTAATGAGTTCTTTGCTAGACTCGGATTCTCCCAAGCAAGTTTTGCAGTTTGTGCCTATGGAGAGTCTCCTCCAGGGCAAACTATTGGAATTCTTGTGGGAGTTGAACACAGCCATTGCAAAGAGACAGCTCCACTTGCTTGTGCAAGCTAAGCAACAGCAAATGACTGGCAGTATTTCACTATAA
- the CMTR2 gene encoding cap-specific mRNA (nucleoside-2'-O-)-methyltransferase 2 isoform X2: MSTCKKPYVDQTTNLGKFDPEILSEIEKLFAKKFSYTKPLNNEWQLPDPSDAFTCDHKEFNSLLDLKNSMNEVKNQLSDKNLIEWHQHTSFTNKAGKIIPHVKKSVNAELCTQAWCKFHEMLCSFPLLPAEALQEGQLNSVHLCEAPGAFIASLNHYLKSHHIHCDWNWVANTLNPYHEANDTLMMIMDDRLIANTLPWWHFGPDNTGDVMSLKHLTGLQNFVSNMATVHLVTADGSFDCQGNPGEQEALVSPLHYCETVTALMILGAGGSFVLKMFTLFEHCSTNLLFLLNCCFEEVHVFKPATSKAGNSEAYVICLRYMGRESIHLLLSKMMQNFGTDMVSKALFPQHVIPESFLKIHEECCMFFHRCQVETICENIYLFEHMEEAEQTKLNKLRDCAVEFFMQRFCMKPIARNNWLVKKSQAGCSMNAKWFGQRNKYFSTYNERKMLETLTWSDKVAKGYLNHVAEEHSLNNAGKMCVLEGLSSNLKFNLWYVLEGKRLPVVKCSPFCDGQVLENLNEAMNELVRRPKSKRLLQLCHSCEVLPGEQILAEVSDLSQSYQEVLNGRCEDKFKCLVVDFPSLSDTEGQPSMEIKCLDSATLLTFSFSLLYDGEPKYQQQLLECVLHSLNQLTIGDALILPILSCFTRFTAGLVFVLHCCFRCITFACPTSHEPLKTCSVLLCVGYQGVPNPVIEYLQHLHKLMSSLLDSDSPKQVLQFVPMESLLQGKLLEFLWELNTAIAKRQLHLLVQAKQQQMTGSISL, translated from the coding sequence ATGAGCACATGTAAGAAGCCTTATGTTGACCAGACTACAAATCTTGGAAAGTTCGACCctgaaattctttctgaaatcgAGAAGCTCTTTGCAAAGAAGTTTTCTTACACTAAGCCACTTAATAATGAATGGCAGCTGCCAGATCCCAGTGATGCCTTCACGTGTGACCACAAGGAATTCAACTCACTTCTTGATCTGAAGAACTCGATGAATGAAGTGAAGAATCAGCTTAGTGATAAGAATCTTATTGAATGGCATCAGCACACTTCGTTTAccaataaagcaggaaaaataattcctcATGTGAAGAAATCTGTGAATGCTGAGCTGTGCACCCAGGCCTGGTGCAAGTTTCATGAGATGCTGTgcagttttcctcttctccccgcAGAAGCTCTTCAGGAGGGACAGCTGAATTCTGTTCACCTCTGTGAAGCACCGGGAGCTTTTATAGCCAGCCTCAATCACTACTTGAAATCCCACCACATCCACTGTGACTGGAATTGGGTGGCTAATACTCTAAACCCATATCATGAAGCAAATGATACCCTTATGATGATTATGGATGACCGTCTTATAGCAAATACGCTGCCTTGGTGGCACTTTGGCCCAGACAATACTGGCGATGTGATGTCATTGAAACATCTGACAGGACTTCAGAACTTTGTCAGTAATATGGCCACAGTTCACTTAGTAACTGCTGATGGCAGTTTTGATTGCCAAGGAAACCCAGGTGAACAGGAAGCTCTCGTCTCACCCCTCCATTACTGTGAAACAGTCACCGCTTTAATGATCCTGGGTGCAGGAGGATCCTTTGTTTTGAAGATGTTTACCCTGTTTGAGCACTGTTCTACCaatcttctcttccttctgaacTGCTGCTTTGAGGAGGTCCATGTCTTCAAGCCAGCCACTAGCAAAGCTGGAAACTCAGAGGCCTATGTAATTTGTCTTCGTTACATGGGCAGAGAGAGCATTCATCTGCTGCTTTCTAAGATGATGCAGAACTTTGGGACAGATATGGTCAGCAAAGCTCTTTTCCCCCAGCATGTGATTCCAGaatcttttcttaaaatacatGAAGAATGTTGCATGTTCTTCCACAGGTGCCAGGTAGAGACTATCTGTGAGAACATCTATCTTTTTGAGCACAtggaagaagcagagcagacaAAACTGAACAAGTTAAGAGATTGTGCAGTAGAGTTCTTCATGCAAAGATTTTGTATGAAACCTATTGCTAGAAATAACTGGCTTGTCAAGAAATCTCAGGCTGGTTGCAGCATGAATGCAAAATGGTTTGGGCAAAGGAACAAATATTTTAGTACATACAATGAGAGAAAGATGCTGGAAACCCTGACGTGGAGTGATAAAGTGGCAAAGGGCTATTTAAATCATGTGGCTGAAGAACACAGCTTAAATAATGCTGGTAAAATGTGCGTTTTGGAAGGATTGTCTTCTAACCTTAAGTTTAACTTGTGGTACGTTTTGGAAGGAAAGAGGCTACCAGTGGTAAAATGCTCTCCGTTTTGTGATGGCCAAGTCTTGGAAAATCTTAACGAAGCTATGAATGAACTGGTGAGGAGGCCAAAAAGCAAACGGTTGCTGCAGCTTTGTCACTCCTGTGAGGTACTTCCTGGGGAGCAGATACTGGCAGAAGTGTCTGATCTTTCCCAATCTTATCAGGAGGTCCTGAATGGAAGATGTGAGGACAAATTCAAGTGCCTTGTGGTGGACTTCCCATCCCTTTCTGATACTGAAGGCCAGCCCAGTATGGAAATAAAGTGCCTAGACTCGGCCACGCTGCTGACTTTtagcttttctttgctttatgaTGGAGAACCAAAATACCAACAGCAGCTTTTGGAGTGTGTTCTGCATTCCCTGAATCAGCTTACAATAGGAGATGCATTGATTCTGCCTattctttcctgttttacaCGTTTCACAGCTGGCCTGGTATTTGTACTGCATTGCTGTTTCAGATGCATCACATTTGCTTGTCCGACGTCCCACGAGCCACTAAAGACctgctctgttttgctgtgtgttGGTTACCAGGGTGTCCCAAATCCAGTTATTGAGTACCTGCAACATCTGCATAAGCTAATGAGTTCTTTGCTAGACTCGGATTCTCCCAAGCAAGTTTTGCAGTTTGTGCCTATGGAGAGTCTCCTCCAGGGCAAACTATTGGAATTCTTGTGGGAGTTGAACACAGCCATTGCAAAGAGACAGCTCCACTTGCTTGTGCAAGCTAAGCAACAGCAAATGACTGGCAGTATTTCACTATAA